From the genome of Eucalyptus grandis isolate ANBG69807.140 chromosome 2, ASM1654582v1, whole genome shotgun sequence, one region includes:
- the LOC104430208 gene encoding uncharacterized protein LOC104430208 isoform X3, which yields MGDIKGGLTKLPSAIWFVQLLAYSFSSHNNELYCLKMPDLSWTQIFGLPTVASLVSNIRELRMDAWYSRRPNFYPLDKPENFTFYRESLERSKSQREKQILASPNMWFLLQLPSSLRDSVFREVWSLSDCRYWMGIFVGICDSELEKLHLQDYTLSRRIEQCWLRKRKFPSRYRRRIRRQRHQPTKALEPSHMKNLQEVDLFECELLVEIRGLEELGSLSSLAVAYCRSIERLPDLSKSRKLRELRVGKCPKLRSMEGLERLESLKCLRIHDCRSLESLVDTSNLDLECCLIVRCKRLPDRRNYCKRGRGCYCEMLVEGLWKSDPMEVQQVLQGHPDVAP from the coding sequence ATGGGGGACATTAAGGGAGGGTTGACAAAATTACCTAGTGCGATCTGGTTTGTTCAGTTACTGGCTTATTCTTTTTCGTCCCACAATAATGAGCTGTACTGTTTGAAAATGCCAGACTTGTCATGGACCCAAATATTTGGATTACCCACCGTGGCGAGTCTCGTCTCTAATATCCGTGAACTTCGGATGGACGCGTGGTATAGCAGACGGCCCAACTTTTACCCCCTTGATAAGCCGGAGAATTTCACTTTTTATCGCGAGTCCCTCGAGCGTAGCAAATCTCAGagggaaaaacaaatattggcCTCCCCAAACATGTGGTTCCTCCTCCAGCTCCCGTCTAGTTTAAGAGACTCAGTATTTCGAGAAGTGTGGAGTCTGAGTGACTGTCGTTATTGGATGGGGATATTCGTTGGTATATGTGATTCGGAGTTGGAGAAACTCCATCTGCAGGATTACACGCTTTCAAGACGGATTGAACAGTGTTGGCTGAGAAAGAGGAAATTCCCGTCCAGATACCGTCGGAGGATTCGTCGACAGCGGCATCAGCCCACAAAAGCACTTGAGCCGTCGCATATGAAGAATCTGCAAGAGGTGGATCTGTTCGAATGCGAGCTACTAGTCGAGATTCGCGGCCTCGAAGAATTGGGATCCCTTTCATCCCTTGCGGTCGCATATTGTAGGTCGATCGAAAGGTTGCCAGACCTATCGAAATCGAGGAAGCTAAGGGAGCTTCGAGTGGGAAAATGTCCGAAGCTAAGAAGCATGGAAGGTTTGGAACGCTTGGAATCTCTAAAGTGTTTGCGGATTCACGATTGCAGGTCTTTGGAGAGTCTGGTGGACACCTCGAATTTGGATTTAGAATGTTGCCTGATTGTCCGTTGCAAGCGGTTGCCCGACCGTCGCAATTATTGTAAACGTGGCCGCGGTTGCTATTGTGAGATGCTTGTCGAGGGGTTATGGAAATCTGACCCGATGGAAGTCCAGCAAGTATTACAGGGACACCCGGATGTTGCGCCA
- the LOC104430208 gene encoding disease resistance protein RUN1-like isoform X1 produces the protein MLHVESDNVQFLGIHGMGGIGKTTLAKVIFNRLSSSFYECNFLSEIGESSQRQGMVYLQKQLLSKYLDFDSLNRIHDVDDGINMIKRVLCNKKVLIVLDDVDEKEQLKNLAGKDNWFGFGSRIIITTRDQSVLTTLGEATDEGFANISAYEVGEMEFDHALKLFSRHAFRRDSPLDQYISLSQKIVHTLGKLPLALEVIGSFLSNKSKALWEDTLNKLKEAPPKEVQQKLMITYERLDDLQKQVFLDIACFFIGRCKEYPSYMWDACGYYPHNALEVLVLMSLIKIKDDNTFWMHDQVRDLGRDIVRKENFDDPCKRSRVWSSKHVLSILKQKEGRREIKAMSFTYSEDSKDGNLLEADEFANLEKLRFFQGDWISFVGDFNNLLSNLKWLSCYGHSVMFEAKNFHPTNLVVLDLSMSNISEKDIDWIKAVRKLKVLDVKFCKYLRRTPDLSTLASLEILRITNCEILESIDWIEVRYESHSLYS, from the exons atgttgcatgtggAATCCGATAATGTACAATTCCTCGGAATCCATGGAATGGGTGGGATTGGCAAAACCACACTTGCCAAGGTCATCTTTAACCGACTATCTTCTAGTTTTTATGAATGCAATTTCCTTTCAGAAATTGGAGAATCATCACAACGCCAGGGTATGGTATATTTGCAAAAACAGTTGCTATCCAAATaccttgattttgattctctcAACCGAATTCATGATGTGGATGATGGGATCAACATGATTAAGAGAGTACTTTGCAATAAAAAAGTTCTCATTGTTCTTGATGACGTGGATGAGAAAGAACAACTTAAAAATTTAGCAGGAAAAGATAATTGGTTCGGTTTCGGGAGTAGGATTATCATAACTACTAGGGACCAAAGTGTCCTAACCACACTTGGAGAAGCAACAGATGAAGGCTTTGCAAATATTTCGGCTTACGAAGTAGGTGAAATGGAATTTGATCATGCTCTTAAGCTTTTCAGTAGGCATGCCTTTAGAAGAGACTCTCCACTAGATCAGTATATTTCCCTTTcccaaaaaattgtccatactTTGGGAAAacttcctttagctcttgaagTTATAGGTTCATTCCTTTCCAATAAATCTAAAGCATTATGGGAAGACACATTGAATAAGCTAAAAGAGGCTCCTCCTAAGGAAGTCCAACAGAAGTTGAtgataacttatgaaaggttagatgatttacaaaagcaagTATTTTTGGATATAGCTTGCTTTTTTATTGGTAGGTGTAAAGAATACCCTTCTTACATGTGGGATGCTTGTGGATATTACCCGCACAATGCCCTTGAAGTCCTCGTTCTCATgtccttgataaaaatcaaGGATGACAATACtttttggatgcatgaccaagtgCGGGATCTCGGAAGGGACAttgttagaaaagaaaattttgatgatCCCTGCAAGCGCAGCAGAGTGTGGAGTTCTAAGCATGTGCTAAGCATTTTGAAGCAGAAAGAG GGGAGAAGGGAAATTAAAGCGATGTCGTTTACATATTCTGAAGATTCTAAAGATGGCAATTTATTGGAGGCTGATGAATTTGCCAATCTAGAAAAGCTGAGGTTCTTTCAAGGAGATTGGATATCCTTTGTTGGAGACTTCAATAATCTTCTTTCCAACTTAAAATGGCTTTCTTGCTATGGCCACTCAGTCATGTTTGAGGCAAAAAACTTTCATCCGACTAATTTAGTCGTTCTTGACCTTTCAATGAGCAACATTTCGGAAAAAGATATTGATTGGATCAAA GCGGTAAGGAAATTGAAAGTCCTAGATGTCAAGTTCTGCAAATACTTAAGGAGAACACCTGATTTATCCACATTGGCATCTTTGGAGATCCTAAGAATAacaaattgtgaaattttggaaaGTATCGATTGGATTGAGGTACGATACGAGTCTCACTCCTTgtattcataa
- the LOC104430208 gene encoding disease resistance protein RUN1-like isoform X2, translating to MLHVESDNVQFLGIHGMGGIGKTTLAKVIFNRLSSSFYECNFLSEIGESSQRQGMVYLQKQLLSKYLDFDSLNRIHDVDDGINMIKRVLCNKKVLIVLDDVDEKEQLKNLAGKDNWFGFGSRIIITTRDQSVLTTLGEATDEGFANISAYEVGEMEFDHALKLFSRHAFRRDSPLDQYISLSQKIVHTLGKLPLALEVIGSFLSNKSKALWEDTLNKLKEAPPKEVQQKLMITYERLDDLQKQVFLDIACFFIGRCKEYPSYMWDACGYYPHNALEVLVLMSLIKIKDDNTFWMHDQVRDLGRDIVRKENFDDPCKRSRVWSSKHVLSILKQKEAVRKLKVLDVKFCKYLRRTPDLSTLASLEILRITNCEILESIDWIEVRYESHSLYS from the exons atgttgcatgtggAATCCGATAATGTACAATTCCTCGGAATCCATGGAATGGGTGGGATTGGCAAAACCACACTTGCCAAGGTCATCTTTAACCGACTATCTTCTAGTTTTTATGAATGCAATTTCCTTTCAGAAATTGGAGAATCATCACAACGCCAGGGTATGGTATATTTGCAAAAACAGTTGCTATCCAAATaccttgattttgattctctcAACCGAATTCATGATGTGGATGATGGGATCAACATGATTAAGAGAGTACTTTGCAATAAAAAAGTTCTCATTGTTCTTGATGACGTGGATGAGAAAGAACAACTTAAAAATTTAGCAGGAAAAGATAATTGGTTCGGTTTCGGGAGTAGGATTATCATAACTACTAGGGACCAAAGTGTCCTAACCACACTTGGAGAAGCAACAGATGAAGGCTTTGCAAATATTTCGGCTTACGAAGTAGGTGAAATGGAATTTGATCATGCTCTTAAGCTTTTCAGTAGGCATGCCTTTAGAAGAGACTCTCCACTAGATCAGTATATTTCCCTTTcccaaaaaattgtccatactTTGGGAAAacttcctttagctcttgaagTTATAGGTTCATTCCTTTCCAATAAATCTAAAGCATTATGGGAAGACACATTGAATAAGCTAAAAGAGGCTCCTCCTAAGGAAGTCCAACAGAAGTTGAtgataacttatgaaaggttagatgatttacaaaagcaagTATTTTTGGATATAGCTTGCTTTTTTATTGGTAGGTGTAAAGAATACCCTTCTTACATGTGGGATGCTTGTGGATATTACCCGCACAATGCCCTTGAAGTCCTCGTTCTCATgtccttgataaaaatcaaGGATGACAATACtttttggatgcatgaccaagtgCGGGATCTCGGAAGGGACAttgttagaaaagaaaattttgatgatCCCTGCAAGCGCAGCAGAGTGTGGAGTTCTAAGCATGTGCTAAGCATTTTGAAGCAGAAAGAG GCGGTAAGGAAATTGAAAGTCCTAGATGTCAAGTTCTGCAAATACTTAAGGAGAACACCTGATTTATCCACATTGGCATCTTTGGAGATCCTAAGAATAacaaattgtgaaattttggaaaGTATCGATTGGATTGAGGTACGATACGAGTCTCACTCCTTgtattcataa
- the LOC104429998 gene encoding disease resistance protein RPV1-like isoform X1: MITYERLDDVQRQVFLDITCFFVNEDKTYPCYMWEDCEYHPYNAIEILCLMSLIKIKDDNTIWMHDQVRDLGRAIVREENFKEPHKRSRVWNHQEALSILEQKKGSKKIEALSLGSRGVIITPSEVANLRHLRFLDGNEMFLVGDFNNLLSNLRWLSWRWCPFEFVATNFHLVNLIILDLSHSYVSEKWIGWNQIRVASKLKVLDLSNCNDLMRTPDLSMLVSLERLILEGCCNLIEIDPSIGKLKLLTALNLNGCHALEGLPYEIGCLDALTEILMPCSSYAFKLPETIGNLKSLLTLDVSHSRIRMLPDSIGGLVKLRRLNLSKCSKIKQLPDSVGQLQSLVELDLSSTSLGHLPDSIGYLKQLTVLRMSHIIGITKLPRAIGLVEKLEELEASGCHHLTGEIPEEIGRLSRLRILDLSFTRISRIPITVYYLSNLQTLNLESCYKLNELPQLPPSLRCLRWAFDTLKFFGNRTYMPEGDSAYHSSIVPLHEVEELAFGKTRRFWPQLLSSSLREFEVGNLSITSQTSSLREFEVGNMSITSQTDCSLLSNLSTLRLQSCSISVFPEEEKVECFFFRIK; encoded by the exons AtgataacttatgaaaggttAGATGATGTACAAAGGCAAGTATTTTTGGATAtaacttgtttttttgttaatgaGGATAAAACCTACCCTTGCTACATGTGGGAGGACTGTGAATACCACCCGTACAATGCCATTGAAATCCTCTGTCTCATgtccttgataaaaatcaaagatgaCAATACcatttggatgcatgatcaagtGCGGGACCTCGGAAGGGCAATCGTTCGTGAAGAGAATTTCAAAGAACCTCACAAGCGTAGCCGAGTGTGGAATCATCAGGAAGCCTTGAGCATTTTGGAGCAGAAAAAG GGAAGCAAGAAGATAGAAGCATTGTCACTAGGATCTCGTGGAGTCATCATAACGCCTAGTGAAGTTGCTAATTTACGACACCTGAGGTTCTTGGATGGGAATGAGATGTTCCTTGTTGGAGACTTCAATAATCTTCTCTCCAAtttaagatggctttcttggcgaTGGTGCCCTTTCGAGTTTGTGGCAACAAACTTTCATctggtcaatttaatcattcttgaCCTTTCACACAGCTATGTATCAGAGAAATGGATTGGCTGGAACCAAATCAGA gTGGCAAGTAAACTAAAAGTACTAGATCTCAGCAATTGCAACGACTTAATGAGAACGCCTGATTTATCTATGTTGGTGTCCTTGGAGAGATTGATTCTTGAAGGTTGTtgcaatttaattgaaattgacccTTCCATTGGAAAATTAAAGCTTCTCACTGCTTTAAACTTGAATGGATGTCACGCTCTTGAAGGGTTGCCTTACGAAATAGGATGTCTAGATGCTTTGACGGAGATTCTCATGCCTTGTTCGTCGTATGCATTCAAACTTCCGGAGACAATTGGTAATTTGAAGTCATTGTTGACCCTTGATGTATCACATAGTAGGATCCGCATGCTACCAGACTCAATTGGAGGGCTGGTGAAACTTAGGCGGTTGAATTTATCTAAGTGTTCAAAGATAAAGCAACTTCCAGACTCGGTTGGGCAATTACAATCAttagttgagttggatttgTCATCAACAAGTTTGGGACACCTACCTGATTCAATCGGCTATCTAAAGCAATTGACAGTACTTAGGATGAGCCACATAATTGGGATAACAAAATTACCAAGAGCGATTGGGCTGGTGGAGAAGCTCGAAGAGTTAGAAGCTAGTGGATGTCACCACTTGACCGGCGAAATCCCTGAAGAAATTGGGAGGTTGTCTCGTTTAAGGATCTTAGACTTGTCATTCACACGTATATCTAGAATACCCATCACTGTGTATTACCTCTCTAATCTCCAAACACTTAATCTAGAATCATGTTATAAGCTTAATGAGTTGCCGCAGCTTCCCCCAAGTTTGAGATGTCTAAGGTGGGCCTTTGATACTCTCAAGTTCTTTGGAAACAGGACATATATGCCGGAGGGGGACTCTGCTTATCACTCTAGCATCGTACCCTTACATGAGGTGGAAGAACTAGCATTTGGCAAAACCCGGCGATTCTGGCCCCAGCTCCTGTCTTCTAGTTTAAGAGAGTTTGAAGTTGGAAATCTGTCAATTACATCACAGACTTCTAGTTTAAGAGAGTTTGAAGTTGGAAATATGTCAATTACATCACAGACGGATTGTTCCCTTTTGAGCAACTTGTCAACCTTGCGATTACAAAGTTGTTCGATATCAGTTTTCCCTGAGGAGGAAAAGGTCGAGTGCTTCTTTTTTCGGATCAAGTAG
- the LOC104429998 gene encoding disease resistance protein RPV1-like isoform X2 — translation MEKGTNSQLSSGSTYEVFLNFQGADTRHGFTDFLYRGMVGAGILVFRDSESLHVGEEIGAELLQAIENSKIYIPIFSANYASSCWCLRELAYMVECTSKSNGTKEILPIFLDVEPADVKLKTNLYKQTLSKRQKTLCIEAESWQKALIAVGKIKGWNLKKDESQVDLIQLVIEAVLVKLNVRYKNVTEHLVGVDDRVEAIIKMLDVEYDGVKFLAIHGMGGVGKTTLTKVIFNRLSSRFQGCNFLSDVRESSERHGLVHLQKQLLSKFLDRCYVDQISEVDHGIDMIKRVLHNKKVLIVLEDMDENKQLKNLAEKGNWFGSGSRIIITTRYKSVLMIDGEATSESPIKCANVLTYEVHEMEFHHALKLFSRHAFRRDSPPNDYVSLSEKLSPLWESFL, via the exons ATGGAGAAAGGCACAAATTCACAGCTATCATCTGGATCTACATACGaggtttttctaaattttcaaggAGCGGATACCCGTCATGGATTTACTGATTTTCTTTACCGTGGGATGGTTGGTGCTGGAATCCTTGTCTTTAGGGATAGTGAATCCCTCCATGTCGGTGAAGAAATTGGTGCTGAACTTCTACAAGCAATTGAGAACTCCAAGATTTATATTCCCATATTCTCCGCAAATTATGCTTCAAGTTGTTGGTGCCTCCGAGAGCTTGCGTACATGGTCGAGTGCACCTCGAAATCAAATGGGACCAAGGAGATTCTACCTATTTTCTTGGATGTGGAACCTGCTGATGTCAAGCTGAAAACAAACTTGTATAAACAAACTCTTTCAAAGCGCCAGAAGACGTTGTGCATTGAAGCAGAGTCATGGCAAAAGGCTCTCATTGCAGTGGGCAAGATAAAAGGATGGAACCTGAAGAAAGATGAAAG CCAAGTAGATTTGATCCAATTGGTAATTGAAGCTGTTTTGGTTAAGCTGAATGTCAGATATAAAAATGTGACTGAGCACCTAGTTGGAGTTGATGATCGTGTAGAAGCTATAATTAAGATGTTGGATGTGGAATATGATGGTGTGAAATTTCTCGCGATCCATGGAATGGGAGGCGTTGGCAAAACAACACTAACCAAAGTCATCTTCAACCGATTGTCTTCTCGGTTCCAAGGCTGCAATTTCCTTTCGGATGTTCGAGAATCATCAGAAAGACATGGCTTGGTTCATTTGCAAAAACAATTGTTATCCAAGTTCCTCGATCGTTGTTATGTTGACCAAATTAGTGAAGTGGATCATGGAATCGATATGATTAAGAGGGTActtcataataaaaaagttcTCATTGTTCTTGAGGACATGGATGAAAACaagcaattgaaaaatttggcagaaaaaggaaattggtTTGGTTCTGGTAGTCGGATTATCATTACTACTAGATACAAAAGTGTCCTAATGATTGACGGAGAAGCGACAAGTGAAAGTCCTATAAAGTGTGCAAATGTTTTGACTTATGAAGTACATGAAATGGAATTTCACCATGCTCTTAAGCTTTTCAGTAGGCATGCCTTCAGGAGAGACTCTCCACCCAATGATTATGTCTCCCTTTCAGAAAAGTTGTCTCCACTCTGGGAAagcttcctttag